The following coding sequences are from one Hymenobacter sp. DG25A window:
- a CDS encoding carboxypeptidase-like regulatory domain-containing protein: MLALLLLAQLTQAQVMLRGTVIDKDTREPLPFVSIGVSGTTLGTASNENGEFSINVPSLPRTLIFSELSHQRDTVRVTSGAQPLAVSLASASITLPEVKVGSYAFQLVDRAYCRLQNDYAQKFYGKAFYRQITRIGGEPTELQEVIWNVKSNNSRIEGTAIAQGRYAGKQALTSFSNFSLYTRSFGLFDPRADSTKSLALLSPNTFKNYLLEIKGIVAGPDSTKGGVAEITFETRPELEKYESKGTIWVDTDTYQVLRYQMTTPNFTATSSNPNQKFRNPQLQIEMAFQDAAGATGPMTLSYMKTSLRAELTSAGKAATPINVQSFTFFYDTTPTPTAIKYARVSTKDRDLDAIRSIKYDPEFWANNPVVKRTPVEDEVIAAFERKGAFGTMVKK; encoded by the coding sequence TTGCTGGCTCTGTTGCTGCTGGCGCAGCTAACCCAGGCGCAGGTAATGCTGCGCGGCACCGTTATCGATAAAGATACCCGGGAGCCGCTGCCGTTTGTGAGCATTGGCGTGAGCGGCACCACACTAGGCACGGCCAGTAACGAAAACGGTGAATTCTCCATCAACGTGCCCTCTTTGCCGCGTACGCTCATTTTCTCGGAGCTCAGCCACCAGCGCGACACCGTGCGGGTAACGTCCGGGGCACAGCCGCTGGCGGTTTCGCTGGCCTCGGCTTCCATTACGCTGCCGGAGGTGAAAGTAGGTAGCTATGCATTTCAGTTGGTAGACCGGGCCTACTGCCGCCTGCAGAACGACTACGCCCAGAAATTCTACGGCAAAGCCTTCTACCGCCAGATTACGCGCATTGGCGGCGAGCCTACGGAGCTGCAGGAAGTTATCTGGAACGTGAAGTCGAATAACTCCCGCATTGAGGGCACGGCCATTGCCCAGGGCCGCTACGCCGGCAAGCAGGCCCTCACCAGCTTCAGCAACTTCTCCCTCTATACCCGCTCATTCGGCTTGTTTGATCCGCGCGCCGATAGCACAAAGTCTCTGGCGCTGCTCAGCCCCAATACCTTCAAAAACTACCTGCTCGAAATAAAAGGCATTGTAGCCGGCCCCGATTCTACCAAAGGCGGAGTAGCCGAAATTACCTTTGAAACCCGCCCCGAGCTGGAGAAATACGAATCGAAGGGCACTATCTGGGTCGATACGGATACCTACCAGGTGCTGCGCTACCAGATGACGACGCCCAACTTTACGGCTACCTCCAGCAACCCCAACCAGAAATTCCGCAACCCTCAGCTGCAGATTGAAATGGCTTTTCAGGATGCTGCCGGAGCCACCGGCCCCATGACGCTATCCTATATGAAGACCAGCCTGCGCGCGGAGCTCACCAGCGCCGGCAAGGCCGCTACCCCCATTAATGTGCAGTCGTTTACCTTCTTCTACGACACCACGCCCACGCCAACAGCTATTAAATACGCGCGGGTAAGCACCAAAGACCGCGACCTGGATGCTATCCGCAGCATTAAATACGACCCGGAGTTCTGGGCCAACAACCCTGTAGTGAAGCGTACTCCGGTGGAGGACGAAGTAATTGCCGCGTTCGAACGGAAAGGCGCTTTCGGCACTATGGTCAAGAAATAA
- a CDS encoding T9SS type A sorting domain-containing protein: MIFGLSTGLVAQTIYTTTATGGAWSSASTWTVTGTPNASPVPTNQIVNGQDVSNNIIIVNAPVQLDRNYTVAGNNGMLMIGTNGSVTESATTPGRTLSFGQQAGPDKQRLLANGSVEVTSLTFLKADALINAPLTATCSITIANQSTLTVASEVNIEGDLIVMQGNPSLVGTGELAIDGCVRTQSRGKLNGLFGPNLRVCIQEQATACTSTTDPGLECNPNALEAIAINGCAPLPVELISFTAKYLNERVELSWATAMERASASFTVERSQDGRQFEAISVVPAAGQSSSTLSYSAVDKTPRAGTSYYRLKSTDTDGTFTYSNVAVVQTGKGTQTLAVYGNLSSLNVDLRSPGTCRAIRVLDSMGRVVYTEQLSAETAGTFSRTIPLRTAVAGVYIVQAMTSTGMMSQKILLN; the protein is encoded by the coding sequence TTGATCTTCGGGCTCAGCACAGGGCTGGTAGCACAAACCATTTATACCACCACCGCCACCGGCGGCGCGTGGAGCAGCGCCTCCACCTGGACGGTAACCGGCACCCCCAATGCAAGTCCGGTGCCCACCAACCAAATCGTAAACGGGCAGGATGTCAGCAACAACATCATCATTGTCAATGCCCCCGTTCAGCTGGATCGGAATTATACGGTAGCCGGCAATAATGGGATGCTGATGATTGGCACTAATGGCTCTGTTACGGAGTCAGCCACTACCCCGGGCCGTACGTTGAGCTTCGGCCAGCAGGCCGGCCCCGACAAGCAGCGCTTACTGGCCAATGGCAGCGTGGAGGTTACCTCCCTGACCTTTCTGAAGGCCGATGCCCTGATTAATGCGCCCCTTACCGCTACCTGCAGCATCACCATTGCCAACCAGTCTACCCTTACTGTTGCCTCAGAGGTGAATATTGAAGGCGACCTGATTGTTATGCAGGGAAACCCCAGCTTGGTAGGTACGGGCGAACTGGCCATAGATGGCTGTGTACGCACCCAAAGCCGGGGCAAGTTGAATGGCTTATTTGGTCCTAATCTGCGGGTATGTATACAGGAGCAGGCCACGGCCTGCACTTCCACCACCGACCCCGGCCTGGAGTGCAACCCCAATGCTCTGGAGGCTATTGCCATCAATGGCTGTGCCCCACTGCCAGTGGAGCTTATCAGCTTCACGGCAAAGTACCTGAATGAGCGGGTAGAGCTGAGCTGGGCTACGGCTATGGAACGGGCTTCCGCCAGCTTCACGGTAGAACGCTCCCAGGATGGCCGCCAGTTTGAAGCCATTTCGGTAGTGCCGGCCGCGGGCCAGTCCTCCTCCACGCTTTCGTATTCGGCCGTAGACAAAACGCCCCGCGCTGGCACCAGCTACTACCGCCTAAAATCCACCGATACCGACGGCACCTTCACCTACTCCAATGTGGCGGTGGTGCAAACCGGGAAGGGCACCCAGACCCTGGCCGTGTACGGCAACCTGTCGTCGTTGAATGTGGATTTGCGCAGCCCTGGTACCTGCCGCGCCATTCGGGTGCTGGATAGCATGGGCCGGGTAGTGTACACCGAGCAACTGTCAGCCGAAACCGCCGGCACTTTCTCCCGCACTATTCCCCTGCGTACTGCCGTGGCCGGCGTATACATTGTGCAGGCCATGACCTCTACCGGTATGATGAGCCAGAAAATACTGCTGAACTAG
- a CDS encoding alkaline phosphatase D family protein, with protein MKPSLLLAALTSLYIGAHTPALAQHKKELRIAFGSCNRHDLPQPLWDDIAEDKPQVWIWLGDNIYGDTDDMQVMRQKYDAQFNQEGYRHLREQGTAVIGTWDDHDYGRNDGDKNYPFKKQSQQVTLDFLQEPANSPRRQQEGIYAAYTYNVGRKKVKVILLDDRYFQDTLYRDANLVYHPNQTGDILGEAQWKWLEQQLTSSDADAHIIASGIQFLPQEHKYEKWANFPKSRQRLLDLLVSTKTKGALLISGDRHIGEISKMTLPGLEQPIYEVTSSGLTHPATHNLGEPNQYRVGPLVNQKHYALFRFRQKRRKLLVSAALKGDEGKVFYTENIEIK; from the coding sequence ATGAAACCTTCCCTCCTTCTTGCGGCCCTAACCTCTTTATATATAGGAGCCCATACGCCAGCGCTGGCCCAGCATAAAAAAGAGCTGCGCATTGCCTTTGGCTCCTGCAACCGCCACGATTTACCCCAGCCGCTCTGGGACGATATTGCCGAGGACAAGCCGCAGGTCTGGATCTGGCTGGGCGACAATATCTACGGCGACACCGACGACATGCAGGTGATGCGCCAGAAATACGATGCCCAGTTTAACCAGGAAGGCTACCGCCACCTGCGCGAGCAGGGCACGGCCGTCATCGGCACCTGGGACGACCACGACTACGGCCGCAACGACGGCGACAAGAACTACCCCTTCAAAAAGCAGAGCCAGCAGGTAACGCTGGACTTTCTGCAGGAGCCCGCCAACAGCCCGCGCCGCCAGCAGGAAGGCATTTATGCCGCCTACACCTACAATGTGGGCCGCAAAAAGGTGAAAGTGATTCTGCTGGATGACCGCTACTTTCAGGACACCCTGTACCGCGACGCCAACCTGGTTTACCACCCCAACCAGACCGGCGACATTCTGGGCGAGGCGCAGTGGAAGTGGCTGGAGCAACAACTCACCAGCTCCGATGCCGATGCCCACATCATTGCCTCCGGCATTCAGTTCCTGCCTCAGGAGCACAAGTACGAGAAGTGGGCCAACTTCCCCAAGTCCCGCCAGCGCCTGCTGGATCTGCTGGTTTCCACCAAAACCAAAGGCGCACTGCTCATCAGCGGCGACCGGCACATTGGGGAGATTTCCAAAATGACACTGCCGGGCCTGGAGCAGCCAATTTATGAGGTTACTTCCAGCGGTCTGACCCACCCGGCCACCCATAATTTAGGCGAGCCCAACCAGTACCGCGTGGGGCCGCTGGTCAATCAGAAGCACTATGCCCTGTTCCGCTTCCGCCAGAAACGCCGGAAGCTGCTGGTGTCGGCGGCCCTGAAGGGGGATGAAGGCAAGGTATTTTACACGGAGAACATCGAAATAAAGTAG